The genomic window TCCACCAGGGCAAGCAACAACTGATGGCAGACAGAACTGATCAGTTAAAGGCAACGACATATTACCATCCATAAGTGACATCAGGAGCTCTTGTGGCACAGCATTGCAATTCCCACTTGATGCACCAGAACAGCCAGTACTTGACCCAGCATCACTCCCATGGCAATGTCTCTCAGTAGTGCCATCAGCACTACCACCAAGGCTTTGCAAATACAATCTACGCCCAATTTGGAACTCTATAGAACCGATGAAGTGGAAGCAGTAACTACACACAACACAGTAAATCTGCAAAAAAGGCACATAAAACCAACTTAACACTTCAGAGAAACAGTTCACATAAAAGCCACATGAATGATCCACTTTCAATCAAATGGGAGAACCTTGTTAAGGCTGTCCTGAGCACCGATCAACATTTGGTCCTTCAGAACAAGGTCGTCTTCAGCAAAGTCCCTATTTGCACAAACACCTGAAAGAACCGGTTTGTTGAAATTGCCAGCTTTTACCTTATGCCAATTTTACACGAGAAGAGCAGACTGGATGGCTGCCCTCTAAAGTAATTGCTCAGTAACGGATACCTTTCCCATGCTTGCCACTGTAGCTCACTCTAATGCCATCAAGCTTCTTGGACCGTATGAGTTCATCATAGTATTCCTGATGAAGAAACAAAAGGCAGCACATTCATTACCTCATATTAGCACTGGATCAAACCACCGATTTTACCACCCAATTAGCCCCCCTCTCGTAGTTTCGCATCAACGCCTAAGATATCACACCAACGCCGCCATACAAGGCCAAATATACCACGCCAACGCCATGAAAAGCCTAAATTTGGCAATATTCGACCAGAGTAACAGCTTTGATGTCACGAGACTGTTCAGTCAGGGGATTCTCAAGCAAACAGGCTAGTCGTACAGAAGGGGCCGGAAAGAAAGCAAGTACCTGGGCGGATTGGAGAGGAGGCGTGGCGAGGAGCTGGGCGATTTGGGGCGCGAACTCCCTGTCCAGATCGCACGGGCTGACGCCAATACCACCCATGCCGTTGGTTGGGTTGCCAACCGGAGCTTCTCGCGGCGGGTTCGTCAGCccctggccgccgccgctgcttttgCTGGTCGCTCGGGTTTGGGGGTTTGAGCTCAAGCGTACGGAGAGGCAGATTGTAGCACGCGTTCGCCACAATGAAGACGCAAATACGATTTTACGCGTTCGTCTCCAGTAACCTCCGGCTCTAGTCATTTATCTCTTCCAATGTTTAATCATGATGAGAAAGCAAAGTAAAGCCTCCAGTCAATTTGATTTAAACTAAAATATTCTAGTATGCAAAATTCATCGCATGAAAAATAGTGTAGCATGTGCAAAGTGTGTTGGGTATGGTAGAGGCCATGGACGGTTGGACGGggattatttacatatttaccattattatgatgtgagtggtataaaaagtaccatgtcagtgactcatgtgtCAGTGACACAGTGTAAGATGCCATCCGTGATAATAGTAAATATGTAAATGCCCCGTTGGACGGCACGTTAAAACAATCAGAGTTCAAAGTTTTGGTGAAGTTTAAGTAGGAATTGCAAATTCTTGGGGCTTTCGTAGATGAATGATTTTTTTgctcaaatatatttttatttgaaaatatTATTACTTGTTAAACGAGGTTTATGAATTATGTCAATCAATTTGCACATACGTGCTGAAAGTTGGGAGATGGTTTCCTCCGTTCTGCCCTGTGTTTGTGCCAGAAAATTGGGATTTCTGAATTTTAGTTTTTCTTTCAGGCGACGATTATTgtatatattttatactaaaattgtaGTTTTAGTTCGTTGCAGTTTCTGTAGATACAATCTACAATTTCGGTTCCGAGGAGAAAAAACAAGTTAAACAAAACCACAAACCTGACAAAATTTGAtatgtgttggcacaaagacaatttAAAAATTGACAATTATTTTCTATAgttagacaaggacaaaaatttgatatgttataacacaaagataaataacaaatcacaaaagcAATAATTTACTTGTACTAATTGTAGTACAAGAGTGTTGCctgaaatcatcttaaaattcaggTATCTGAAATATAGGAAAAGTACATAAAATTCTATGGCTTACTTGTGGGCTCCATTTAATTGTTTGACTGTAATTACTGGGTTTCGGTATTTTCGCCACGAAGGGTAAAGAAAATGGAATACCAAACTGTGGTGATTGTGAACGGTAAAAACCAAAACAAGGTATATGATGAATTCCTCCAGACAATGAAAAGAAGTTATTTTGATGAATTCCTCCCGACTTACAACTGTTGTCGTTGTGGACTTATGAGTGCGGTTTGGATGCTGAGACGACCGGGGACAGGACGATTCCGATTTCAAAGGTGTTTGGCTAGGTTTGCCTAGCCCTGCATAGCAACGGTGCCTGGATTCTTTTCTGGAATTCCCCTCATATGGAGACGAGATTAGATTCCTAGTGACAATATTTATTTCCAATAGAATCTATCATATACTAAGGGCTGGTTTGATTTGAACCCAAGCAAAATTGCTTAACTCAGGCATGAATCTCATACCTCCAATTTTGTATGCTTGGGGCAAAGATTCCTACCTAGGCTAGTCCCTAAGGCACTTAGCCATATCCAATTCAATCTATTCATGAGAACTGAGCGGTAGCTCAGATGGCAAGGATCGCTGGTGTGCGTCCTGCCCGCTAGCGTTCGAAGCCTGGCTTCGACGCTGGTGTCTCACTGGGAACAGCAGTTCCCTGAATAATTTCAGTCGCCTCCTGCGCAGATGTGccacaatggtcaagtgacgtgcCCATCACACTCGGAGTCCGGTGCTCTTCGAGGATCTCTCAGCTGCGTTCGTTGTCTAAgtatagttgtaggtttgttCGTATACCATGTGTGTGaggtgtgtgtggtggtgtgtgTCTGTATCCGAACAGATTCTACAGCTGTACTTAAGATAAGAGGCCAAAAAAAATCAATCTATTCATATGATAGTGAATCATGGAAGCCAAATAGACGGAGCACCACCTTCCCTTCATTCAATAGACGGAGCACCACCTTCCCTTCATTCGTTTCCACCCTGATGATTCATGATATACATGCAATACTCAAGCTTACAAAAAGCTATAGGCGCTAAGAGAGAAGGGACCCTCCACTTAGAGCTTAAATATTTTCTACATTATTAAGGCTTATAGTAGTAGAATTTTGAAAATATACCTACGAAGCAATCAACATAGGCGCGGCCACCACGTAAAATGAAGCAATTTAGGCAAACCTAGTGCCCTTAGCTGTACTCAGCCTTTCCATCCAATAattttttttcataaaaaaatataTGAGATGGGACGGGCCTAGTCCTGTGTGTGTGGTTACGGAGATAGGTTGATTCTAGTGTTTTTTTTAGCTTGACCTAGTAACGGTAGTAATCTTTTCTAACACTGGcctcgttcgcttgtcttaaaaatggcttgttcggcttcttttttcagccggaacagtatttttctcttacaacaattcagccagaacagtgttttttagccagtttcagccaagtttcagaccagcgaacgaggccaCTATCATCATAAACCAACACATTGCTTCTTTAGTTTGCATTCCATTGTTGTGACGCACAAACAGTTTTGCTAGTCAATGTTTCGAATAGCAGTTCATGGTTGGAAGATGGAGGAACAACTGTAGATTATATAATAATAGCTCCCAAATGTTGTTTGGGCATTCACAATGCAGCAACCTCTGAATAATGCTACTGAAGATGGTAGAGGTTAGCGGGGGATGCAACCTATATACATACAACTTGATAAAAGGATAACTCTGACAACTACCTCCAATAATTAGATGGATCGCAGTCACGGTACGAGTATACTAATGCATAAAGTGAAGTACATATTTTAGTCCTGCTTCATCGGATATTTGgcacatatatagagtattaaatatagactaaaaaataactaattacacagattgtgactaatttgcgagacgatgtGGTGCTACACCCCCTTAAATATATGCTAGCTAAGTAGTCCCTGCCCCTTAAATACATAGATTGCGACTaagtagtccatgatttgacaatgtggtgctacagtaaatatatgctaatgatgaattaattaggcttaataaattcgtttcgtaaattagtctccatatgtgcaattagttttataattaactcatgtttagtcctcctaattaacatccgaacatccgatgtgacatggactaaaatttattccatggaaccaaacacccccttaatctcTTACTATACTAGTATATAACAGCAAAGGACTCATCAATCAAAGTGTCAAAGCACTAACTAGCATAATCATGCCATTCTGTTGGCGGCGATGCAAATGGGACACATGATACGGGCAGCCTGTTTGTCGTCATCCACGATCCAGTTCAACCACCCTACGGGGAGCTCCATTTATTTGCAGGCCAGCTTCACCATTCGTAACTGCAAGCAGCATCTCTCCAACTCCCCTGCAGCTAGCTAGCTCCCAGCGCCTCTTCCATAGGTCCTGCGAGAATGTCTGCGCTACTGGTGAAGGCTTTGGCCGCCCTCGTGGCGATGGCCGCCGTggccgagctcgccgccgccaaGAACCACACGATCCAGTGGTCCGTGAGCGGGAACTACGGCGACTGGTCGTCCAGCAACGCCGTCAGCGTCGGCGACACCGTCGGTGAGCCGAGCGTGCTCCCGATCGAATCCTTCCTGTCTATACTGTAAATGTACTGTATCTGACTCACTGACTGAGTTTGTACGCACGCCGCCGGACGGCCGGCCGGCTTGGCGCTGCAGTGTTCACGTACGGGCCGCCGCACACCGTCAACGAGCTGCCGTCGGAGGCGGACTACAAGGCGTGCAGCTTTGACAACTCGGTGTCGTCGGACCAGAGCGGCAACACGGCCGTCACGTTCGACAAGGCCGGCACCAGGTACTTCGCCTGCGCCGCGGCGTCGCACTGCAGCCAGGGACAGAAGGTGGCCATCACGGCCGCCGCACCGGGCGATTCCCCGGCGCCGAAGCCCAAGGAgaactcggcggcggcggcggcgatggccggGCTCGCGGTGAAGCTGGCGCTTGGCCTTGGCGTCGGAGGCGCCGTGCTTGCTGCCTTCTGAGCGCGCCTGGTTCTCGCTGGTCCGTGGTTCAATTCAGCTCGTGCTGCTGTGTCTTGTGTCTCCAGTTAGCTAGCTCTTTGATATGCTGTCATTGCTGTGTGCGCGTCTGGTGCTATCGTTGTGTTGTGATGCAATTCATGAGACTGAAATTTCACTGGAAAGCAAATGTCCTGAATGTGTATTGTGTAGTTCTTGCAAGTTCGTTGCTCTTACCATGGCGCTCTGGAATACCACACCATGCGTCCATGCCACAAGTCCAAAACAACACGACCAGGCCAAGTGGCCAACCATGCATCCTTTTTACTCTGGCCAAGGATTGCACCAGAGTTCCTTTAAGGATACCATAGTTCTGACAAAGTTCATGCAGAAAAGACAAAATAAGCCTAATAACCTGAGTACCTGTGAAGAGTTCCATTACTAAAACAACCAAAGCTACTATGGAATAGCACCATTGGCCTGCCACAACATCCACGGCCGTGCAATCAAGCAGAACACACATTAGCTCTGCAACATTGCACACAGCACAGGCCACAGCAACAACCAATTAACGCACTGGCAGCATCTACAAGACTACAACCGCAAAAATGACGGCATGGTGGCAGTGAGGCAAGTAGACAGAGATCTCCATCTTAGGATTGCCTCGTCACCCATAGAGAAACTTGACATCTTCTTTAGTGAGCTTTCTGCTAAATATGTCCCCTTCATAAACACATTTTACATTGGTTCTCTTCGTCTCCTGACAAAATATACGCACACATTTTCAACGAGAAACTTAAAGGAGAGGGGGTTAGAAAGAGAAGTTTGTAATGCAAGTGTTGTTATTATTAACTAAATTGACACTGTTATGAACAATGAGGAAAGAAATTAAAGTAGGACACTGGTTTGCATATATTCAAATTTCATTTTTTGTGATTGTAAATTACAAGTGAACCTGAACATTTTGCCTTTACTCTTTTAGATCCTAGTAAAATGTGTTACATTCACAAAAACAGTAATTTGCATGCCCATTGTGCAGAAGAATAGCCCATGACTTTAGAAATAAAATTGTCGGGAATAGTAAGGTACTACATACCTGCCACTTTAGAACGAATTCTTCAATCGTGCCTTTAACAACTAAACGGTACACAGTTACCGGACGGGTTTGACCAATTCTATGAGCTCTGCCAATTGCTTGATCCTCCATAAAAGGGTTCCACCAAGGATCAGTGATGATGACATGTGAAGCAGTAAATAGGTTGAGGCCAACACTGGCGGTGACGACGGCAGCGACATCGGCAGGTGCCAGAGCCGACGACGTTGGTCAAATGCGGCCTCGGCGTGCGGTGGTGTGACGCGAGCGGTAGAGTCAGGTCCGGCTCTGCGTGGCCCGATCGGAGGGGGTGGCGGCTGACGCAGCTGTGCGGCTGCTACGTGCAGCCGACGCGTCGATGCCCCTCTTAAGGGGCTTCCGTGGGTCGCCGGGACAACGGCGATGGCGGTGAAGGCTGGCACGGGTCCGGCTTCGCGACCCGACGAGTGTGCTAGAGGGTTCTTGGGCGAAAGCCTTGGCGACGGCGACGTCGTTGGGCGCCGCTTCCCTGTTGGGGGCGTCGTATTTCCCCACTGGCATGTCTTCCAAGGGTGAAAACTCAGTCCACTTTGGACGTGCGATGGTGACGCCATTGGCGTCACTCCCTTCTTGAAGGCGTCGCATTTGGATTATTGTCGCGGTTTCGATGCGGGGTGATGGTTTGCGtttggaagtcggagctgctcttcggtgtttgagcttggcaacgatgaccggTGGCGGCCATTAGCTTCAGACCCGTCAGGGGGTGACTAGTGGGTGGCCTGCcatgggaagtcggagctgctggcagcttggcttccatgctcggcaacgatgacccaTGGTAGTGTGTCGTGTTTGTGCTCAGCCGCGTCGCGTGGGGTGGTTAGCCCTTCGGGTGCATTTCTGGCATCTCGTCCGGCTAACCTTCTTGTACATAATATTCTTTCGgcttaattgagcggcagagctcctgccttttgtttcaaaaaaaaaaaaacaccagcGGCTTTCAGAGACACAAGCAATACTGTCACCTGAAGAACAAAAAATGGTTCTATGTATTAGCTGGTGAAATGTTAAagtctgggtttgtgttaaagACTTTCAAACAGTTCAAATTCCTGCTACAATAGAGCAAAGGAGTAAGGACCTCTGGGTTTCTGTTAAAGTCTTTCACTGCTTCGTCTCTGGCTTTCCGATTCATCTTCCCATCAAGCCTCCTGACTTGTATACCATTGCTGTTCAATAAAGGCTGCAGAAAGTCCAGCATCGTGGTGAACTGGGAGAATACTAAAACCTTCTCAGGAGCTGATTCAATTGTACTTGATTCAATATTACTATCGCTCTCAGTAAAGGCGTGCTTGTTCACAATTGAGTTAAGTATATCGATTATTGCTTTCATCTTCGAGGAGACATATAACTTCTCTCGAATATTGTAGAACATTGTTCATAATCAATTCGACTTTTCACAAGACAAGGATGGTCACAAGCAAGATGATGTTCCTTCAACAGTGCTAGGATTTGATTAAAGGTATAGTCCTGTAGTGTGAACAGCAAATCAGCATCAGATATTTTGTTCCCAAAGTTCTGGAACAACCATAACTTTTATTGAAAGTGACATGAACACTGGATAGGACTTGTTAATTAAAGGTATTGTGATTTTTGAATCAAAAGTGGTATGAATAGTAAGGGTAAATCTAAGAAAGGATATGGACTTGATTTAATTAGACACTTTTATCCAAACAAATATCTCCACATATAACGGGTGCTTTGGAGACCATATCCTACTGAGTACGGGCATCTATTGACTTGAAGGAGTAAAAACCAGAACTTACCATCAATATTTCTTTATAGCATTGGACAAGCCACGAGTAGAATTCTTGCTCTGCTGGGGTGAAAATTATTTCTCTCGTCTGAATTGTCTTTGGTGGCAGTTTAATGATTGGTTCCCCCGTCGATGTGTGTGTCCATATGCAACTTTTTTTAAAGTTCATCATCGATAGAACAGCACAATGGATGAAGAACCGAGGTAAAACCACAGGTATTGAAAGAGCATATTACAAAGTTGATAGAagcaaaaaatatgaaacttccTTAAGAAAAATCATATAGGAAGCACTGAAAAACAGCATCCAAATAAAATCAATGCGCCTAACATCAGTTTCcacacgcaaaaaaaaaaaaatcagattctTTTAATTATGTATCTCCCTAATTCGGTTTTTCCAGTTTTATGATACCCTTTTTTCTTGAGGAGGTTTTGTGATATCCTTCATAGTGGTTGTAGTTAGTCCTAAAGAAATGAAAAACAATTATACTTAAAACAAGCTGAGAAGCTGGTGAAGTTAATTTGTCATCCACAGTATGCTCACTTCAGAGGCAGGTAGAATGCAAACGTATATAATCATAAAGCTAGTGTTAAGAAAAAGACACGGAACTGCAGGCGTACACGTACTACAGTtttttggaaaataaaatttgTTGGAGCAGTTTTTAGGTCATTTGAAAATGTTTTTAGGTTAAAACCAGGCCCaaaaactgcacatgcagtcAAAGCACATTATCTCACCTTCCGTGCGTTGCAGACAAACTATTCCCCACAATAATTCAAGTTTTGTTTTGCCATGACTTGCATATGTAGATTTTTTCTCCTTTAGCAAAGAGCGAAATGAAGTGTATTCAGAATATGGTCTATATTTCAAGAAGCGCAAATAACTGTAGAGATCATCAAATTTATTTTGCACAGGTGTTCCTGATAGGCACCATCTCCTTTCAGCTTCCAGTTCCCAACAAGCTTTGGAGACCAAAGAGTCGCTGTTTTTTTAATTCATGAGCTTCGTCGAGAACAATTCTGAACCATCTTACCCCGGCAATCGGATTGTTTTTATGGCCATCTGGAGCACTTGGTTTCTTCTTAGCTCGCTTTTTTCTGGAATTGAAGTGTTGCTTGACCATCTTATATGTGGTGATCACAATATCATGCTTAGTAAGCTCTTGTGAGTCCATGATCCTTGAACATCCATGATAAACAAGAACAGACAATTCGGCATCCTTTGTAATCTTCTGAGACAACTCCTTGTTCCATTGTGTCACAATGCCTTTCGGGCACACCAGAAGTGTTCCTCCTGCTAGCTTGGCCGTGGTCGAGATTCTATCCACAGCACGTGGCTTAAAATTGGTGACATGATGTGCTGATTTTTGATGAAACAATAAATCCTTGGGCTCCTTGTTGACAATAGTGGCTTCTCTATCTGAATCAATAGACATGAACTTGGACTGCTGAGCCCTCTCCTTCAGAATAAGAGCAATCACTTGTATTGTCTTTCCAAGTCCCTGTTACAACAGGCGGTAGTTAGTTAAATAGGGGGTCTGGTATATTGATCAATGGCTATAAGCTTGAAAGTCAGAAATGACCTGCTGATCTGCCAGAATTCCACCAGCACAATGTGAACTTTTCTCCCGGAAAAGCATCCAATCTAGTGCCATTTTCTTTAAGAGAGGAAATGATCATACAAATGAACAAggtacttgtcggtgtttcgagtaaacaccaactagtaaatttgtatttgttacgcgttagacccggatggtgtgctaaaagacatacggtttatattggttcggacataatgtccctacgtccagtttgctgctgttgctcgtgttattagcactgaaaaggttcgtagtaggggtacaaacggtcgagagagggacatgtcccaagtctctaatggaaatgTCGAACGAGtactgagagctcggttgctgctcagctgtgtgtaaTGTGGTGTGTGGTGTGTCGAATTGATCCGTCCCTTTAgtagggtgccctgccctcccctttatagaccaagggaagcagggattacaaatgagaggaagaggaaaaactagaggcagagaaggtccttcgaatgTGCCGAGTCTTCCTTCCCCTTTGAGCttgtcctgctgacatggcagacggtgccagggatggcacattcgctgatcctgatagggtcgTGCCCtagcttcgttcagcaagtggtcacgtctcaTCCCACTCCGACGGACGGCGCGGCACACCAGGGTGCCGAGCCGCGACCCTATGGGGAGAAGACGGCGTAAAGGACCCATGTTCCTTACTGTAGATAACATGAGTTTCCTTCTTGgaccgtagcggttgtcgtatgtttccgtCAGGATTCGTATCCGAGGGCAAATGCCGGCgtccataacactgtaggacaaatgtcggcgcccacaacattgtttgggctctgacatgcctgaaagggcttaaagcgtctgtctggtcatatcctgacggtacttccctacaggtgtgcagggtatggtcctcgatattgcggttgacttgagtgccccgccttatctgcacgcgtagttatgaaggagtagcgcatagacgtcgggtgaggcggagtctgccctgaacgttgggcgaggcggagcccagacctcaaacgttgggcgaggcagagcccagcccgagatgttgggc from Miscanthus floridulus cultivar M001 chromosome 11, ASM1932011v1, whole genome shotgun sequence includes these protein-coding regions:
- the LOC136490621 gene encoding blue copper protein-like isoform X1, with product MSALLVKALAALVAMAAVAELAAAKNHTIQWSVSGNYGDWSSSNAVSVGDTVGEPMFTYGPPHTVNELPSEADYKACSFDNSVSSDQSGNTAVTFDKAGTRYFACAAASHCSQGQKVAITAAAPGDSPAPKPKENSAAAAAMAGLAVKLALGLGVGGAVLAAF
- the LOC136490621 gene encoding blue copper protein-like isoform X2; translation: MSALLVKALAALVAMAAVAELAAAKNHTIQWSVSGNYGDWSSSNAVSVGDTVVFTYGPPHTVNELPSEADYKACSFDNSVSSDQSGNTAVTFDKAGTRYFACAAASHCSQGQKVAITAAAPGDSPAPKPKENSAAAAAMAGLAVKLALGLGVGGAVLAAF